Within the Gemmatimonadaceae bacterium genome, the region GGACTCCGGACGCCTAACCCTCCGCGGTTCAGCACGTGGGTGTAGATCATCGTCGTACTGACGTCCGTGTGTCCGAGCAGTTCTTGGCAAGCGTCCGAATGTCGTACCCGTCTTCCAGCAGGTGAGTCGCGAAGGAGTGCCGCAGCGTGTGACACGTCGCCCGCTTCGCGATCCCGGCCTCGCGAACAGCGCGCTGCATTGCACGCTGCACCGCGCTCTCATGCACGTGATGCCGACGCTCTTGCCCACTGGCTGCGTCCCGATAGCGACGCGAGGCGGGAAACACCCACTGCCACGCCAGGTCCGTGGCCCAGGCGGGCGCCTTACGGTCGAGCGCCGTTGGCAACGCGACACGCCCCGCGCCGTCGTGCAGGTCGCGAGTGTGCAGCGCACGCACGCGCACCAGGTGCTTCTCCAGTGCTGCCCGGGCGGTATCGGGCAGCATGGTGACACGGTCTTTTCCACCTTTGCCGCGTCGCACACGGATTTCTCCGCGCGCGAAGTCGAGGTCCTTCACGCGTAACGTCAGGCACTCCAGCAAGCGCAGGCCCGCACCATACAGCAGCAGGACAATCAGTCGCGTGGTGCCGTGCAGCTGACCGAGTAGCGCACGCACTTCCCCACGACTCAGCACGGCGGGAAGGCGCGTCGGCGACGCGGATCGCAACACACACCGCAGATCGCCTATGGGCGTGGCGAGCACCTCGCGATACAACAGCAGCAGCGCGCTCAACGCCTGCATCTGCGTCGAACGTGACACGCTCCGCTCGGCGGCCAGATGCGTGAGAAACGCGATGATTTCGGTCACGCCCAAGTTCGGTGGGATGCCGCGTGCCGTGATATCGGATATAGCGGACGATCCATCCCACGGGGCGCCGACTGGCTCGCGGTCCATCGCCGGCTCGTCGATCCGGAAATCACTCTGACCATGGCAGCACCGCTCGGCGCGTATGTCGAGCCTTTCGAACACGCCGCTCGCACCGGGGTGATCACGCTGGCGGTCGTGGCGCTGCTCGCGCTCGTGCTGAGTGCGTTGCTCACCACGCGACTCACGGCATCCATCGAGCGATTGGCCCTCGCGGCAGACGCCGTTGCGGGCGGCGATCTCAACCACCGCGTTGACGGAAATGGAGCTGGCGAGGTCGGCCGGCTCGCCCTGGCATTCAACAGCATGACCGAGAGCCTGCGGCAAACTCTCACGGAGCTCACGAAGCGGCAGGCGCTCGCGGCCGTCGGAGAGTATGCAGCGTCACTCGCGCACGAGGTGCGCAACGGCCTCACCGCCGTGCGCGTCGATTTGCAGCGCGCGCAAGAGAAGAGCGCGAGAGACACACCCGGCCGGCCGCTGATCGATCGAGCGCTCGAGAATGTGAAACGACTCGATCGGACGGTCAGCGGATCATTGCGCACGGCGCGCAGCAATCATGCGCCTCGCCGGCGAATCGATCTGCGCTCCGTGCTCCGGTCGGCGACGCAAATGGCGGAAGGAGCATTCAACGAGAGCGGGAGCACGTGCGATCCGGTTGCGCCGGGCAGCGATGCCGTCTGGGTGCTGGGTGACGCACTCGCGCTCGAGCAATTGTTCCTCAACCTGCTGCTCAACTCGGCCCAGGCATTGCAGCGCGGCGCGCGCGCCGGAATAACGCTCGACGTTGACGGGGCCGAATTGCGAGTTGTGGTGAGTGACACGGGAGGCGGAATCCCGCCGCAAGATCTCGAGCACGTGCTCGATCCCTTCTTCTCGACGAAAGCAGACGGGACGGGGCTCGGTCTTCCAATCGCACGTCAGATCGCCACGGCGCACGGCGGCTCGCTGCGGATCGAGAGCGTACCGGGAGCGGGGACACGCGTCGAGGTGCGGCTCCCGTTAGCAGCCGCGCCGGGGTAGCATTGGAGCCTCGTACGGCAACACGGGCACCGCCGCTAGAAGGGTCCGCGTGTAAGCGTGCTCCGGCGTCGCGATCAGGCGGGCGGCATCACCCTCCTCCACGATCTTGCCCTTGTACATCACCGCGATTCTGTCGGCGACCCGCTCCACAACGGCGAGGTCATGGGAGATGAAGAGCAGCGACACACCCCGCTCGCGTTGCAGCTCAAGAAGCAGGTTGAGCACCTGGGCCTGGACCGACACATCGAGCGCCGAAACCGGCTCGTCGCAAATTATGAAGTCCGGCTCCAGTGCGAATGCGCGCGCGATCGCGATGCGCTGCCGCTGGCCTCCACTCATCTCGTGCGGGTAACGGTGCATGAAGTAGCGCTCCAGTCCTACCATCTCCAGGAGCGCCGCGACTTTTTTTTCGATATCACCCTTCGCAACGAGACGATGCAAACGCAGGGGCTCCGAAAGTATGTCGCGGATCTGCATGCGCGGACTGAGCGACGAGTATGGATCCTGGA harbors:
- a CDS encoding integron integrase, producing MTEIIAFLTHLAAERSVSRSTQMQALSALLLLYREVLATPIGDLRCVLRSASPTRLPAVLSRGEVRALLGQLHGTTRLIVLLLYGAGLRLLECLTLRVKDLDFARGEIRVRRGKGGKDRVTMLPDTARAALEKHLVRVRALHTRDLHDGAGRVALPTALDRKAPAWATDLAWQWVFPASRRYRDAASGQERRHHVHESAVQRAMQRAVREAGIAKRATCHTLRHSFATHLLEDGYDIRTLAKNCSDTRTSVRR
- a CDS encoding ATP-binding cassette domain-containing protein, whose protein sequence is MSDTLLEVTALKTWFPLGGRWLGAREWVHAVDDVDLSIARGEVLGVVGESGSGKTTLGRSILRLVEPSSGSVRFDGQEVLTLGRPELRALRRRMQIVFQDPYSSLSPRMQIRDILSEPLRLHRLVAKGDIEKKVAALLEMVGLERYFMHRYPHEMSGGQRQRIAIARAFALEPDFIICDEPVSALDVSVQAQVLNLLLELQRERGVSLLFISHDLAVVERVADRIAVMYKGKIVEEGDAARLIATPEHAYTRTLLAAVPVLPYEAPMLPRRGC
- a CDS encoding HAMP domain-containing sensor histidine kinase; the protein is MREKRDDFGHAQVRWDAACRDIGYSGRSIPRGADWLAVHRRLVDPEITLTMAAPLGAYVEPFEHAARTGVITLAVVALLALVLSALLTTRLTASIERLALAADAVAGGDLNHRVDGNGAGEVGRLALAFNSMTESLRQTLTELTKRQALAAVGEYAASLAHEVRNGLTAVRVDLQRAQEKSARDTPGRPLIDRALENVKRLDRTVSGSLRTARSNHAPRRRIDLRSVLRSATQMAEGAFNESGSTCDPVAPGSDAVWVLGDALALEQLFLNLLLNSAQALQRGARAGITLDVDGAELRVVVSDTGGGIPPQDLEHVLDPFFSTKADGTGLGLPIARQIATAHGGSLRIESVPGAGTRVEVRLPLAAAPG